Proteins encoded by one window of Cyclobacteriaceae bacterium:
- a CDS encoding superoxide dismutase, with amino-acid sequence MKKTNRREFVQTAVKATVFTSVGAPAILSAACATKSTEESDEETAAAVAALTFAQVKLPYDYAALEPNIDATTMDIHYNKHHAAYIKNVNDAIAEEKIAFATEAEFFANTSKLSGKARNNGGGAFNHNFFWQVMKPGGGAPSGKLADAINGSFESFEKFKEQFTAAAMTRFGSGWAWLVNDNGTLKIGSTPNQDNPLMDISDFKGTPLLALDVWEHAYYLKYQNKRNEYVANWWNVVNWDEVASRLS; translated from the coding sequence ATGAAAAAAACCAATCGCAGAGAATTTGTTCAAACCGCAGTGAAAGCAACTGTATTCACCAGCGTGGGTGCACCCGCCATTCTTTCTGCGGCTTGCGCTACCAAATCAACCGAAGAGAGTGATGAGGAAACTGCAGCCGCAGTTGCCGCCTTAACCTTTGCGCAGGTAAAACTGCCGTACGACTATGCCGCACTGGAGCCGAACATTGATGCCACCACCATGGATATACACTACAATAAGCATCATGCCGCCTACATAAAAAATGTAAACGATGCCATTGCAGAAGAAAAAATAGCATTCGCAACAGAGGCTGAATTTTTTGCGAACACTTCCAAACTTTCGGGTAAGGCACGAAACAATGGAGGTGGTGCCTTTAACCACAACTTTTTCTGGCAGGTGATGAAGCCTGGTGGCGGAGCTCCCTCCGGCAAGCTGGCCGATGCCATTAACGGAAGTTTTGAATCGTTTGAAAAATTCAAAGAGCAATTCACCGCTGCCGCCATGACTCGCTTCGGTTCGGGCTGGGCGTGGTTGGTAAATGATAATGGAACGTTAAAAATTGGCTCTACTCCTAATCAGGATAACCCACTCATGGACATCAGCGATTTTAAAGGCACGCCCTTACTTGCGCTGGATGTTTGGGAACATGCGTATTATTTAAAGTACCAGAACAAGCGAAATGAATATGTGGCGAATTGGTGGAATGTGGTGAATTGGGATGAGGTGGCGAGTAGGTTGAGTTGA
- a CDS encoding 2-oxoglutarate and iron-dependent oxygenase domain-containing protein, whose amino-acid sequence MSEILYDEVPSLDLADFTRGDEAKKKKFVADLGAAYNNIGFVAIKNHYLTDDLSAKLYAVIKKFFALSDEVKQKYEIPGLAGQRGYIGKGKEHAKGRNTGDLKEFYHIGQEVEDDDPIKNEYPANVWPDEIPEFKDIGLEVYRRLEKTGVYMLRAIALYLGLPENYFDAKVRHGNSILRPIHYFPIENPDAVPADAVRAAEHGDINLITLLMGASADGLQVLRRDGKWIPITALPEQLVVNVGDMLERHTNKKLKSTIHRVVNPPKDKMNTPRYSIPFFMHPRSEMSLAALPGCVDKEHPKLWPDITAGEFLDERLAEIGLKKK is encoded by the coding sequence ATGAGCGAAATCCTTTACGATGAAGTGCCTTCTCTTGACCTGGCCGATTTCACCAGGGGAGATGAAGCAAAAAAGAAAAAATTTGTAGCCGATCTGGGCGCAGCCTATAACAACATTGGCTTTGTGGCCATAAAAAATCATTACCTCACCGATGACTTGTCGGCAAAACTCTATGCTGTGATCAAGAAATTTTTTGCTTTATCAGATGAGGTGAAGCAAAAATATGAAATACCGGGCTTGGCCGGTCAGCGTGGGTATATTGGTAAGGGGAAGGAGCACGCCAAGGGCCGTAATACGGGCGACTTAAAAGAATTTTATCACATCGGTCAGGAAGTTGAAGATGATGACCCGATAAAAAATGAATACCCGGCCAACGTTTGGCCCGATGAAATACCGGAGTTCAAAGATATTGGATTGGAAGTTTATCGCAGACTGGAGAAGACAGGTGTATACATGTTGCGCGCCATTGCACTTTATCTTGGTTTACCTGAAAATTATTTTGATGCCAAGGTTCGTCATGGCAATAGCATTTTGCGTCCCATTCATTACTTCCCCATTGAAAACCCCGATGCCGTACCGGCCGATGCCGTGCGTGCGGCTGAGCATGGCGACATTAACCTGATTACGTTATTGATGGGCGCCAGTGCTGATGGTTTGCAGGTGCTGCGCAGGGATGGCAAATGGATTCCGATTACTGCCTTGCCTGAACAACTGGTTGTAAATGTTGGTGACATGCTGGAGCGCCACACCAATAAGAAACTGAAGTCAACTATTCACCGGGTAGTTAATCCGCCAAAGGACAAAATGAACACGCCCCGGTATTCCATACCCTTTTTCATGCATCCACGAAGTGAGATGAGTCTTGCAGCGTTGCCCGGTTGTGTGGATAAGGAGCATCCGAAACTATGGCCAGATATTACAGCGGGAGAATTTTTAGATGAGCGGTTGGCAGAGATTGGTCTGAAAAAGAAATAA